In Dermacentor silvarum isolate Dsil-2018 chromosome 2, BIME_Dsil_1.4, whole genome shotgun sequence, the following proteins share a genomic window:
- the LOC119440004 gene encoding growth hormone-regulated TBC protein 1-like isoform X2 encodes MAVVTDADGSSMAENEQRARVGPYGFEWPEDFDHEGHEAFWRSYRAVLARRLRKWDRLLSNARPAAYPNLRHSSAKLKRYVRKGVPQEHRKQVWMVLSGAAAKQSEQRGLYQSLLQQSRRPDLVETIQIDVPRTFPDNVYFHGGGQQQQSLFNVLVAYAHFNQGVGYCQGLNFIAGLLLLATEDEEATFWLLRALLERLLPDYYGRHMTGLLTDIEVLAELVRERMPQVHAHLAKHEVSWAIMTTKWFVCLFAEVLPIETVLRVWDSLFLEGSKVLFRVAITLVAQGQEQILAAHGLGEIMAAFKEAASGPQVTDCHAFLKAIFKEPRSLKRAHIEQLRASCRERVIAAARR; translated from the exons ATGGCTGTTGTTACCGACGCTGATGGATCATCGATGGCAGAGAACGAGCAGCGCGCAAG GGTGGGCCCCTACGGCTTCGAGTGGCCGGAGGACTTCGACCACGAGGGTCACGAGGCATTCTGGCGGAGCTACCGGGCAGTGCTGGCACGGCGCCTTCGCAAGTGGGATCGGCTGCTGTCGAATGCCCGGCCCGCGGCATATCCCAACCTTCGCCACAGCAGTGCCAAGT TGAAGCGTTACGTGAGGAAAGGTGTTCCCCAAGAGCACAGGAAACAG GTGTGGATGGTCCTTTCGGGAGCAGCTGCTAAGCAGAGCGAGCAGCGAGGACTGTACCAGTCACTGCTGCAGCAGAGCCGGCGACCAGACCTTGTTGAGACTATCCAGATAG ATGTGCCACGGACGTTTCCTGACAATGTGTATTTCCATGGAGGTGGACAGCAACAGCAGTCACTATTCAACGTCTTGGTGGCGTACGCACATTTCAACCAAGGTGTCGGCTATTGCCAG GGTCTGAACTTCATAgctggcctgctgctgctggcaacAGAGGATGAGGAAGCCACCTTCTGGCTCCTGCGCGCCCTGCTCGAGCGACTGCTGCCTGACTACTATGGCCGGCACATGACGGGTCTGCTCACAGACATCGAGGTGCTTGCCGAACTGGTCAG GGAGCGGATGCCACAAGTGCACGCACATCTGGCCAAGCACGAGGTGTCCTGGGCAATTATGACCACCAAGTGGTTCGTCTGCCTGTTCGCCGAAGTGCTGCCAATTGAG ACCGTGCTGCGAGTGTGGGACAGCCTCTTTCTGGAAGGGTCCAAGGTGCTTTTCCGGGTGGCCATCACGCTGGTTGCCCAAGGCCAGGAGCAGATCCTGGCTGCCCACGGTCTGGGCGAAATAATGGCAGCCTTCAAGGAAGCTGCCTCGGGGCCTCAAGTCACCGACTGCCATGCTTTCCTTAAG
- the LOC119440004 gene encoding growth hormone-regulated TBC protein 1-like isoform X1, with protein MAVVTDADGSSMAENEQRARVGPYGFEWPEDFDHEGHEAFWRSYRAVLARRLRKWDRLLSNARPAAYPNLRHSSAKLKRYVRKGVPQEHRKQVWMVLSGAAAKQSEQRGLYQSLLQQSRRPDLVETIQIDVPRTFPDNVYFHGGGQQQQSLFNVLVAYAHFNQGVGYCQGLNFIAGLLLLATEDEEATFWLLRALLERLLPDYYGRHMTGLLTDIEVLAELVRQRMPQVHAHLAKHEVSWAIMTTKWFVCLFAEVLPIETVLRVWDSLFLEGSKVLFRVAITLVAQGQEQILAAHGLGEIMAAFKEAASGPQVTDCHAFLKAIFKEPRSLKRAHIEQLRASCRERVIAAARR; from the exons ATGGCTGTTGTTACCGACGCTGATGGATCATCGATGGCAGAGAACGAGCAGCGCGCAAG GGTGGGCCCCTACGGCTTCGAGTGGCCGGAGGACTTCGACCACGAGGGTCACGAGGCATTCTGGCGGAGCTACCGGGCAGTGCTGGCACGGCGCCTTCGCAAGTGGGATCGGCTGCTGTCGAATGCCCGGCCCGCGGCATATCCCAACCTTCGCCACAGCAGTGCCAAGT TGAAGCGTTACGTGAGGAAAGGTGTTCCCCAAGAGCACAGGAAACAG GTGTGGATGGTCCTTTCGGGAGCAGCTGCTAAGCAGAGCGAGCAGCGAGGACTGTACCAGTCACTGCTGCAGCAGAGCCGGCGACCAGACCTTGTTGAGACTATCCAGATAG ATGTGCCACGGACGTTTCCTGACAATGTGTATTTCCATGGAGGTGGACAGCAACAGCAGTCACTATTCAACGTCTTGGTGGCGTACGCACATTTCAACCAAGGTGTCGGCTATTGCCAG GGTCTGAACTTCATAgctggcctgctgctgctggcaacAGAGGATGAGGAAGCCACCTTCTGGCTCCTGCGCGCCCTGCTCGAGCGACTGCTGCCTGACTACTATGGCCGGCACATGACGGGTCTGCTCACAGACATCGAGGTGCTTGCCGAACTGGTCAGGCAA CGGATGCCACAAGTGCACGCACATCTGGCCAAGCACGAGGTGTCCTGGGCAATTATGACCACCAAGTGGTTCGTCTGCCTGTTCGCCGAAGTGCTGCCAATTGAG ACCGTGCTGCGAGTGTGGGACAGCCTCTTTCTGGAAGGGTCCAAGGTGCTTTTCCGGGTGGCCATCACGCTGGTTGCCCAAGGCCAGGAGCAGATCCTGGCTGCCCACGGTCTGGGCGAAATAATGGCAGCCTTCAAGGAAGCTGCCTCGGGGCCTCAAGTCACCGACTGCCATGCTTTCCTTAAG